ACTTTGAACGTTTGATGTATGGCAGTACAGGGACTAAATTAAATATTAACTATTATTTTGATAAGATAATAGATAAATATCTAAAGAAAGAAAGTATAAGTACCGCATTTAATTACAAAAACGCATTAAATTGTTTATTAAGATTTCATAAGGCTGAAAATATAGATTTTAGGCAAGTAACAAAGGAATATTTAGAGAATTTTGAAAAGTTTTGTATCAATGATGAAAATAAGAGTATTACGACTGTATCAATGTACACACGATGTTTGAGGGCAGTTTTTAATAATGCTATTGATGACAATGTTATTTCAAAAGATATTTATCCGTTTGGAGATAAAAAATATCAAATAAAAACACCTAAGAATATAAAAAAGTCGCTTACAGCCGAACAACTTAGAATACTATTTGAGGGTACACCCTCCACGCCTGAACAGGAAAAAGCTAAAGACTTTTGGTTTTTTTCTTTTTTTTGCAATGGTATGAATATTAAGGATATTTTGAATTTAAAATGTAAAAATGTGGAGGGCGACAAAATAACATTTGTTCGTGCAAAAACTGAAAAAACAACTAAAGAACAAAAATCTATCATTGTATATTTGAATGACTATACAAAAAAAGTAATTGATAAGTACGGAAATATAAAAGGAAACCAAAATGATTTTGTATTTAATATTCTAAACCATTCACAGACTGCAATACTACAACTAAAACGCAAAAATGCATTTATAAGATATGTAACACAGCATTTTTTAAAATATGCTCAAAATTTAGGAATTAATGAACAAATAAGTACATACTATGCAAGACATTCATACGCTACTATATCAATTCGTAACGGTGCAAGTATGGAATTTATAGGGGAAGCATTAGGACATACTGATATAAAAACAACTATAAACTACTTTAAAGGTTTTGATGACGATAAAAAGCGAGAACATAGCAACAAAACTTTTAATTTCTTTATAAATAAAACCACATAAAAGACAATGACAACAAACGAAAAATTAATAAAAAACTTTT
The nucleotide sequence above comes from Chitinophagales bacterium. Encoded proteins:
- a CDS encoding site-specific integrase → MEKPNFRISFYHDKRRIKDDGTYSIKLYVFDTFQKKKKLYNTIFSFTEKEFKDIWQTLKPRNEDKQIRLQLQALENKANEVANKLTVFNFDDFERLMYGSTGTKLNINYYFDKIIDKYLKKESISTAFNYKNALNCLLRFHKAENIDFRQVTKEYLENFEKFCINDENKSITTVSMYTRCLRAVFNNAIDDNVISKDIYPFGDKKYQIKTPKNIKKSLTAEQLRILFEGTPSTPEQEKAKDFWFFSFFCNGMNIKDILNLKCKNVEGDKITFVRAKTEKTTKEQKSIIVYLNDYTKKVIDKYGNIKGNQNDFVFNILNHSQTAILQLKRKNAFIRYVTQHFLKYAQNLGINEQISTYYARHSYATISIRNGASMEFIGEALGHTDIKTTINYFKGFDDDKKREHSNKTFNFFINKTT